From the genome of Fundulus heteroclitus isolate FHET01 chromosome 9, MU-UCD_Fhet_4.1, whole genome shotgun sequence, one region includes:
- the lmx1a gene encoding LIM homeobox transcription factor 1-alpha isoform X1, producing MRGSALSSAPQQQDSKRQRCSDKKRNFVKQSTFLPSRNPHITGMDQKAVCAGCHRPIRDRFLLRVSDGLWHEECVRCAACGDPLRNSCFLRDRKLFCRRDYADLFAVRCGRCAEAISPAELVMRAGAAAFHLRCFTCKVCSCRLQTGDRCVLREGQLLCAREDYHQALASPASSDTAGKSDNDEEEESGRVTRRLGGADHPETKRPKRPRTILTTQQRRTFKASFEVSSKPCRKVRETLAAETGLSVRVVQVWFQNQRAKIKKLARRQQQQEQQHTQEQCELTTVPSCGSLTSERKHLGSSFVHVQQQQQQQQQMGFTALEQQDWDTDPFRQGLTPPQMPGDHMHPYGFQGLYGDVDREPLCHVAENDCLSLAGSSPLTPIDCLYSMQDSYFAS from the exons ATGCGCGGCTCTGCTCTCAGCAGCGCGCCGCAGCAGCAGGACTCCAAACGCCAGAGATGCTCTGACAAGAAGAGGAACTTTGTGAAACAAAGTACATTTTTGCCGTCGAGAAATCCGCATATTACAG GCATGGATCAGAAGGCAGTGTGCGCCGGATGCCACCGGCCGATCAGAGACAGGTTCCTGCTCAGAGTCAGCGACGGCCTCTGGCATGAGGAGTGCGTGCGGTGCGCGGCGTGCGGGGACCCGCTCAGGAACTCCTGCTTTCTGCGGGACCGCAAACTTTTCTGCAGGCGGGACTACGCGGA TCTGTTCGCAGTCCGGTGCGGGCGCTGCGCGGAGGCCATCTCCCCCGCAGAGCTGGTGATGCGAGCAGGGGCCGCCGCATTCCACCTGCGCTGCTTCACCTGCAAGGTCTGCTCCTGCCGCCTGCAGACCGGGGACCGCTGCGTCCTCAGGGAGGGACAGCTTCTGTGCGCCAGAGAGGACTACCACCAAGCTCTGGCCAGTCCAGCATCTTCAGATACAG CAGGTAAAAGTGAcaatgatgaagaggaggagtcGGGGCGGGTCACACGCAGACTAGGTGGCGCAGATCATCCAGAAACCAAACGTCCCAAAAGACCTCGCACTATTCTGACTACCCAGCAGAGACGGACTTTCAAGGCTTCCTTTGAGGTGTCATCGAAGCCGTGCCGAAAG GTAAGGGAGACCTTGGCAGCGGAGACTGGCCTGAGTGTCCGGGTTGTGCAGGTCTGGTTCCAGAACCAGAGAGCTAAg ATAAAGAAATTAGCCAGAagacaacagcagcaggaaCAGCAGCACACTCAGGAGCAGTGTGAACTCACCACAG TGCCCTCGTGTGGCAGCTTGACTTCAGAGAGGAAGCACCTTGGgtcatcatttgtccatgttcagcagcagcagcagcagcagcagcagatgggGTTCACCgctctggagcagcaggacTGGGACACAGACCCCTTCAGACAGGGCCTGACTCCGCCCCAGATGCCAGGGGATCACATGCACCCTTACG GTTTTCAGGGCTTGTACGGAGACGTGGACAGGGAGCCTTTGTGTCACGTTGCAGAAAACGACTGCCTCTCCCTGGCTGGATCGTCTCCGCTGACTCCCATCGACTGCCTGTACTCCATGCAGGATTCCTACTTTGCCTCCTGA
- the lmx1a gene encoding LIM homeobox transcription factor 1-alpha isoform X2: MRGSALSSAPQQQDSKRQRCSDKKRNFVKQSTFLPSRNPHITGMDQKAVCAGCHRPIRDRFLLRVSDGLWHEECVRCAACGDPLRNSCFLRDRKLFCRRDYADLFAVRCGRCAEAISPAELVMRAGAAAFHLRCFTCKVCSCRLQTGDRCVLREGQLLCAREDYHQALASPASSDTGKSDNDEEEESGRVTRRLGGADHPETKRPKRPRTILTTQQRRTFKASFEVSSKPCRKVRETLAAETGLSVRVVQVWFQNQRAKIKKLARRQQQQEQQHTQEQCELTTVPSCGSLTSERKHLGSSFVHVQQQQQQQQQMGFTALEQQDWDTDPFRQGLTPPQMPGDHMHPYGFQGLYGDVDREPLCHVAENDCLSLAGSSPLTPIDCLYSMQDSYFAS; the protein is encoded by the exons ATGCGCGGCTCTGCTCTCAGCAGCGCGCCGCAGCAGCAGGACTCCAAACGCCAGAGATGCTCTGACAAGAAGAGGAACTTTGTGAAACAAAGTACATTTTTGCCGTCGAGAAATCCGCATATTACAG GCATGGATCAGAAGGCAGTGTGCGCCGGATGCCACCGGCCGATCAGAGACAGGTTCCTGCTCAGAGTCAGCGACGGCCTCTGGCATGAGGAGTGCGTGCGGTGCGCGGCGTGCGGGGACCCGCTCAGGAACTCCTGCTTTCTGCGGGACCGCAAACTTTTCTGCAGGCGGGACTACGCGGA TCTGTTCGCAGTCCGGTGCGGGCGCTGCGCGGAGGCCATCTCCCCCGCAGAGCTGGTGATGCGAGCAGGGGCCGCCGCATTCCACCTGCGCTGCTTCACCTGCAAGGTCTGCTCCTGCCGCCTGCAGACCGGGGACCGCTGCGTCCTCAGGGAGGGACAGCTTCTGTGCGCCAGAGAGGACTACCACCAAGCTCTGGCCAGTCCAGCATCTTCAGATACAG GTAAAAGTGAcaatgatgaagaggaggagtcGGGGCGGGTCACACGCAGACTAGGTGGCGCAGATCATCCAGAAACCAAACGTCCCAAAAGACCTCGCACTATTCTGACTACCCAGCAGAGACGGACTTTCAAGGCTTCCTTTGAGGTGTCATCGAAGCCGTGCCGAAAG GTAAGGGAGACCTTGGCAGCGGAGACTGGCCTGAGTGTCCGGGTTGTGCAGGTCTGGTTCCAGAACCAGAGAGCTAAg ATAAAGAAATTAGCCAGAagacaacagcagcaggaaCAGCAGCACACTCAGGAGCAGTGTGAACTCACCACAG TGCCCTCGTGTGGCAGCTTGACTTCAGAGAGGAAGCACCTTGGgtcatcatttgtccatgttcagcagcagcagcagcagcagcagcagatgggGTTCACCgctctggagcagcaggacTGGGACACAGACCCCTTCAGACAGGGCCTGACTCCGCCCCAGATGCCAGGGGATCACATGCACCCTTACG GTTTTCAGGGCTTGTACGGAGACGTGGACAGGGAGCCTTTGTGTCACGTTGCAGAAAACGACTGCCTCTCCCTGGCTGGATCGTCTCCGCTGACTCCCATCGACTGCCTGTACTCCATGCAGGATTCCTACTTTGCCTCCTGA
- the LOC105927881 gene encoding tubulin alpha-1C chain, translated as MPSDKTIGGGDDSFNTFFNETGNGKHVPRAIFVDLEPSVIDEVRTGTYRQLFHPEQLITGKEDAANNYARGHYTIGKEIIDLVTDRIRRMSDQCTGLQGFLVFHSFGGGTGSGFTSLLMERLSLDYGKKSKLEFSIYPAPQVSTAVVEPYNSVLTTHTTLEHSDCSFMVDNEAIYDICRRNLGIERPTYTNLNRLISQIVSSITASLRFDGALNVDLTEFQTNLVPYPRIHFPLATYAPVISAEKAHHEQLTVSEITNSCFEPANQMVKCDPRLGKYMACCLLYRGDVVPKDVNAAIAAIKTKRSIQFVDWCPTGFKVGINYQPPTVVPGGDLAKVQRAVCMLSNTTAIADAWARLNHKFDLMYNKRAFVHWYVGEGMEEGEFSEAREDMAALEKDYEEVGADSFGEEDEGEEY; from the exons ATGCCCAGTGACAAGACCATCGGAGGAGGAGATGACTCTTTCAATACGTTCTTCAATGAGACCGGAAATGGGAAGCACGTCCCCAGAGCTATTTTTGTAGATCTCGAGCCCTCTGTCATTG ATGAAGTGCGCACTGGAACCTACCGCCAGCTGTTTCACCCTGAGCAGCTGATCACTGGCAAGGAAGATGCTGCCAACAACTACGCCCGTGGACACTACACCATTGGAAAGGAGATCATCGACCTGGTCACGGACAGGATCCGCAGAATG TCTGACCAGTGCACAGGCCTTCAGGGCTTCCTGGTTTTTCACAGCTTTGGTGGAGGAACCGGCTCTGGGTTTACCTCCCTGCTTATGGAGCGTCTTTCTCTGGACTACGGCAAGAAGTCCAAACTGGAGTTTTCAATTTATCCAGCTCCTCAGGTGTCCACTGCTGTGGTAGAGCCTTACAACTCCGTCCTGACCACCCACACCACCCTGGAGCACTCTGACTGCTCCTTTATGGTGGACAACGAGGCAATCTACGATATCTGCCGCAGAAACCTTGGCATCGAGCGTCCCACCTACACCAACCTGAACAGGCTGATCAGTCAGATCGTGTCCTCTATTACCGCCTCTCTTCGTTTCGATGGGGCCCTGAATGTGGATCTGACGGAGTTCCAGACCAACTTGGTGCCGTATCCTCGCATCCACTTCCCTCTGGCCACGTACGCTCCGGTGATCTCCGCCGAGAAGGCGCACCACGAGCAGCTCACTGTGTCTGAGATCACAAACTCCTGCTTTGAGCCTGCCAATCAGATGGTTAAATGTGACCCCCGCCTCGGCAAGTACATGGCTTGCTGTCTTCTGTATCGTGGCGACGTCGTGCCCAAAGACGTCAATGCCGCAATCGCTGCCATCAAAACAAAGCGATCGATCCAGTTTGTGGACTGGTGCCCAACTGGTTTCAAAGTGGGCATCAACTACCAGCCACCCACTGTGGTTCCTGGgggagacctggccaaggtCCAAAGGGCTGTGTGCATGCTGAGCAACACCACGGCTATTGCAGATGCCTGGGCTCGGCTTAACCACAAGTTTGATTTGATGTACAACAAGCGGGCCTTTGTTCACTGGTATGTAGGCGAAGGGATGGAAGAGGGTGAATTCTCTGAAGCCAGAGAGGATATGGCAGCTCTAGAGAAAGATTATGAGGAGGTTGGAGCTGATAGCTTTGGAGAGGAAGATGAAGGAGAAGAATATTGA